A window from Podospora bellae-mahoneyi strain CBS 112042 chromosome 1 map unlocalized CBS112042p_1, whole genome shotgun sequence encodes these proteins:
- a CDS encoding uncharacterized protein (COG:Q; EggNog:ENOG503NZA5) has translation MGGQWSQFFPPKPTYTEADLATQDGKVILITGGASGIGLEISTMLYRKNARVYIAGRSEKNARDAIQAIQAANPSSTGTLDFLHVELDDLRTIKSCADAFKAKESRLDLLFHNAGVSQPPLGSVSKQGVELQLATNCLGPFLLTQFLLPLLQQTASSAAPGSVRVIWTSSQMAELSAPKGGLIMDEIRSPPNDKGKNYTNSKTGNIFLSAELAHRHPASTSGIVSVSLNPGAAATNLFRHTPLLPYLAWPLMYTAKLAAHTQLFAGLSPDITVNNSGCYVVPFGRLADLRQDIVEGAKRKEEGGLGLAGEFWDWCEERTRDYM, from the coding sequence ATGGGTGGTCAATGGTCACAGTTCTTCCCGCCAAAGCCCACATACACCGAGGCGGACCTTGCGACACAGGATGGCAAGGTTATCTTGATCACGGGAGGCGCCTCAGGAATTGGTTTGGAGATTTCTACCATGCTCTACCGCAAGAATGCACGCGTGTATATCGCAGGCAGGTCAGAAAAGAACGCACGCGATGCTATTCAAGCAATCCAAGCAGCGAACCCTTCGTCCACCGGCACCCTCGACTTTCTCCACGTCGAACTGGATGACCTGAGGACGATCAAGTCATGCGCCGACGCATTCAAGGCGAAGGAATCGCGCCTCGACCTCCTATTTCACAATGCAGGTGTTTCGCAGCCTCCGCTAGGGAGCGTCTCAAAGCAGGGCGTTGAATTGCAACTTGCAACCAACTGTCTCGGACCATTCCTACTCACTCAGTTTCtactcccccttcttcagcagACCGCATCCTCGGCAGCACCAGGAAGCGTCCGCGTCATATGGACCAGCAGCCAAATGGCCGAGTTGAGCGCCCCCAAGGGGGGTCTCATAATGGACGAAATACGTTCACCACCGAAtgacaagggcaagaatTACACCAACTCCAAAACAGGAAATATCTTCTTGTCTGCCGAGCTGGCGCATCGTCATCCAGCCAGCACGTCGGGCATCGTGAGCGTGTCGCTCAACCCAGGAGCCGCTGCCACGAACCTATTCCGCCACACACCTTTGCTTCCGTACCTGGCGTGGCCACTCATGTACACTGCAAAATTGGCAGCACACACGCAACTATTTGCCGGCCTCTCCCCGGATATAACGGTCAACAATAGTGGGTGTTATGTCGTTCCTTTTGGGAGGCTGGCGGACTTGAGACAAGACATTGTTGAAGgagcaaagagaaaagaggaaggcggcCTGGGCCTTGCAGGAGAGTTCTGGGACTGGTGTGAGGAGAGGACGAGAGATTACATGTGA
- a CDS encoding uncharacterized protein (EggNog:ENOG503NXRB; COG:Q) has product MWTFSFLMIWLVLNIIYNLYFHPLAGVPGPRSWGALRLRYVWALVSGTIVHDFEKLHHRYGPVVRVAPSELSFTTPDAWTDILQPGRTPPLPKDGRWSIPGLKAQGIVNIVDLDLHGRVRRLIAPAFTTSALRGQEPILQQYITLLMDRLRDLVTTENNGTNGVEIDVVPWFNFVTFDMLGDLAFGESFDCLHTSRYHSWIELLTNTPKAGAFAAAALFYPLFASALTYLIPASLKNKVLDHVRVVSEKVERRLNLESTRSDIMSHVINQIERDGLEGLTMDHVNATFMVLTIAGSETVATTLCGIVNYLAQSPSKLSILTHEIRSHFSNPHEMTLERLKGMLYLNAVIDEGLRLCPPVPWLPPRVAADGGSVVCGIPLPGRTAVSILTYAMGRDPNNFHDHLSFVPERYLPEAKTDPRSPFFNDRRQSYHPFSFGPRICIGLHLGMAQMRLILARLVWEFDLKPPTEHRKTQWEELRTFTLVEKNGIFVNFKLKEGLWTAEMKSSASS; this is encoded by the exons ATGTGGACATTCTCATTTCTCATG ATCTGGCTGGTGCTTAATATCATCTACAACTTGTATTTTCATCCACTTGCCGGAGTGCCCGGTCCCAGAAGCTGGGGAGCACTTCGACTCCGATACGTCTGGGCACTTGTGAGCGGGACCATCGTTCACGATTTTGAAAAACTTCATCATAGATATGGGCCGGTTGTTCGCGTTGCCCCAAGCGAGTTGTCTTTCACAACACCCGATGCTTGGACCGACATTCTTCAGCCAGGTCGCACACCGCCATTACCCAAAGATGGTCGGTGGTCTATTCCTGGCTTAAAAGCCCAAGGGATCGTCAACATTGTTGACCTTGATCTCCATGGCCGAGTTCGAAGGTTGATTGCACCAGCATTTACCACGTCGGCGCTTAGAGGTCAAGAGCCCATCCTACAACAATACATCACCCTGTTGATGGATCGGCTTCGAGACCTTGTCACAACCGAAAACAACGGCACCAACGGCGTTGAGATTGATGTCGTTCCGTGGTTCAACTTCGTCACCTTTGATATGCTGGGTGATCTGGCATTTGGAGAATCATTCGATTGTCTGCACACATCGCGGTATCATTCCTGGATTGAGCTCCTCACAAACACACCAAAAGCAGGAgcatttgctgctgctgccctgtTTTATCCTCTTTTCGCATCGGCACTCACGTATCTCATTCCGGCATCGCTGAAGAACAAGGTGCTTGATCACGTCCGAGTCGTTTCAGAGAAAGTTGAGCGTCGACTGAACCTGGAGTCCACACGATCTGACATCATGTCCCACGTGATCAACCAGATAGAACGTGATGGCCTGGAGGGACTTACCATGGACCACGTCAACGCAACGTTTATGGTGCTCACGATTGCTGGTAGTGAGACCGTCGCAACCACCTTGTGCGGGATTGTGAACTATCTTGCTCAGAGTCCTAGCAAGCTTTCTATCCTCACACACGAGATTCGCAGCCATTTTTCAAACCCACACGAGATGActttggagaggttgaaagGCATGCTCTATCTGAATGCCGTGATCGACGAGGGGTTGCGCCTGTGTCCGCCAGTTCCTTGGCTTCCACCCAGAGTGGCGGCTGATGGGGGCTCAGTTGTTTGTGGGATACCACTACCTGGGCGT ACCGCGGTTTCCATTCTCACCTACGCCATGGGCCGTGATCCAAACAATTTCCACGATCATTTGTCATTTGTCCCCGAGCGGTACCTTCCCGAAGCCAAAACTGATCCGCGATCGCCTTTCTTCAATGACCGGCGCCAATCTTATCATCCTTTCTCTTTCGGGCCCAGGATCTGCATTGGTCTCCATCTCGGCATGGCCCAGATGCGTTTGATTTTGGCCAGATTGGTATGGGAATTTGATTTGAAGCCGCCAACAGAACACAGGAAAACCCAATGGGAAGAGCTGAGAACTTTTACATTGGTTGAGAAGAACGGGATATTTGTGAACTTCAAGTTGAAGGAAGGCTTGTGGACGGCGGAGATGAAatcctcggcctcgtcctAG
- a CDS encoding uncharacterized protein (EggNog:ENOG503PFGE), translated as MVRLGFVCGLLAALSSAVQGYRDTEAFNLTPRGGGKKACPPLNRGGFIVHYFQLYPENADWDEENCLLWIGCLWNATVGIYDPYRDRMLDVLFFPGISLTLAHIGGVARDPYSGLISILSNSGNPWATGGADVTGERQLMKYDPKKKKVLWARNMTDISRDRYGGFQDVEHDRRGNTYIVGTHPGVIIRVDKNGRKLTEWYLHRPLSPTTRKGYSGLAVVKGTDIMLASDGDGKLHRFDLREERGRPVNVPLLGEGLRLNLDAIYLPPKYGGSVLLVADLLEGIQVLRSKDRTWRRAESLGDDFEASDVEGPGD; from the exons ATGGTTCGGCTTGGTTTTGTCTGTGGCCTCCTGGCTGCTCTCAGCAGTGCGGTCCAAGGCTATCGTGACACCGAAGCATTCAACCTGACACCTCGCGGCGGTGGCAAGAAGGCTTGCCCGCCCTTGAACAGGGGCGGCTTCATCGTCCACTACTTCCAACTCTACCCCGAAAACGCCGACTGGGACGAGGAAAATTGTCTCCTCTGGATTGG CTGCCTCTGGAACGCAACGGTAGGCATCTACGACCCCTACCGCGACAGAATGCTCGAcgtcctcttctttcccggcatctccctcaccctgGCCCACATCGGCGGCGTCGCTCGCGATCCTTACTCGGGCCTgatctccatcctctccaactcgGGCAACCCCTGGGCAACCGGTGGAGCCGATGTAACCGGCGAACGCCAACTCATGAAATACgaccccaagaagaagaaggttcTCTGGGCGAGGAACATGACGGACATTTCCCGCGATCGATACGGCGGGTTTCAGGATGTGGAACATGACAGACGGGGGAACACCTACATTGTCGGGACTCACCCTGGGGTTATTATTCGCGTGGACAAGAACGGAAGAAAGCTGACAGAGTGGTATTTGCACCGGCCCTTgtcgccgacgacgaggaaggggtATAGCGGATTGGCTGTGGTGAAGGGGACTGATATCATGCTGGCGagcgatggtgatggaaaGCTGCACCGGTTtgatttgagggaggagagggggaggccGGTGAATGTGCcgctgctgggggagggcCTGCGCTTGAACTTGGATGCGATTTACCTGCCGCCAAAGTATGGGGGGAGTGTGCTGTTGGTGGCGGATTTGCTTGAGGGGATTCAGGTGCTAAGAAGCAAAGATAGgacgtggaggagggcggagagcTTGGGGGACGATTTCGAAGCCTCCGACGTTGAAGGGCCTGGTGATTGA
- a CDS encoding uncharacterized protein (EggNog:ENOG503NXEZ; COG:S), protein MSLFGSQQWWMKQQNPITHVCGFYHTFHDRPGRQFLAPLSINAHATIIASTSRTTLTQTFRSPSSPVKELKYAFPLYEGVSVVGFVCTVNNDRVIRGVVKERSEARQTYDDAVAQGQVAGLLEQSFEASDVFTTTIGNIPADASLKVEITYLGELKHDAQVDGIRFTIPTSIAPRYGSYPGDLLQSTQFGATKGISITVDAEMPGGSQIKSVQSPSHPIAVTVGSTSVGAAKGAEMSLQKASATLSLGTSELDKDFILHVVATNTANPVAVLETHPTIPNHRALMATLVPKFNLPSSKPEIVFVCDRSGSMGDGKRIPNLQTALHLFLKSLPLGVKFNICSFGSHWDFMFPEGSRTYDASSLAHATQYVNSISANYGGTEMRMPLQDTFKRRYKDMDLEVFMLTDGEIWDQQQVFGMINTHVAESEGAIRVFSLGIGNDVSHALIEGIAQAGNGFSQSVADDESMNSKVIRMLKASLTPHVKDYTLEIKYGKEDESSSTTEVDDDFELVERVQDALVIDVGEVDSEKTQPEQAPERAPKQPISLFDEAADFDTETTEPGLDTSAGGKYSHVPRVAEPKILQAPFVIPPLFPFSRTSVYLLLSPEASRRTPKSVVLRGTCPSGPLELEIPVTVLAEPGETIHQLAARKAVRELEEGRGWIYHAKDSKEKDAALLRTKHFGRFSDMVEREAVRLGVEYQVGGKWCSFVAVEKDQDVNMSRDSTAQAEHNVRQGSQFHQAFYQQQHLRRAMTKTASPFGQQFQATVSTQPFQQAQRAQGFASAQYSGSGGGGFGAQAKAMSGGLFGAAMHPAGGLFGSSSPSGGGLFGNASAPPPPPPSGGALFGACAPAPSAPAPLFGSAAPPPPAPGGLFGTTAFGSPSPTSAGGRFGSASSARPASYLFGSTGSKPSPFGSPAPQASPAKPSVAPYRWTPASSADKGPTVYVTPEQLAQYEQEMNQAAAMPLPDEDDSGDEGAPMAQASAQGKKSSSDKLEAIVALQQFSGQWEGTEELLTLLGLDKQAVAAKIKDLGLMDKGDDVIATALVLAYLQTQLDERKDEWEMMAEKAKLWLKDQGVDFDALL, encoded by the coding sequence ATGTCTCTGTTTGGAAGCCAGCAATGGTGGATGAAGCAGCAGAATCCCATTACTCACGTGTGTGGATTCTATCATACCTTTCATGACAGACCTGGCCGACAGTTTCTGGCTCCCCTTTCGATCAACGCCCATGCCACCATTATCGCCTCCACCAGTCGGACAACTCTTACCCAAACTTTTCGATCGCCCTCGTCCCCGGTCAAGGAACTGAAATATGCGTTTCCTCTCTATGAAGGCGTTTCAGTTGTGGGTTTTGTCTGCACCGTCAACAACGACCGCGTCATCCGCGGAGTCGTCAAAGAACGCTCTGAGGCACGCCAGACTTACGACGACGCCGTAGCTCAAGGCCAGGTCGCCGGTCTGCTAGAGCAGTCGTTCGAGGCCAGTGACGTCTTCACCACAACTATTGGCAACATACCAGCCGATGCAAGCCTCAAGGTCGAGATCACATACCTGGGTGAACTGAAGCACGACGCTCAGGTTGACGGAATCCGCTTCACAATCCCAACCAGCATAGCACCCCGCTATGGCAGCTACCCTGGTGATCTGCTCCAAAGCACCCAGTTTGGTGCAACAAAAGGGATCAGCATCACAGTTGATGCCGAGATGCCCGGTGGCTCCCAAATCAAAAGTGTCCAGTCCCCGTCCCACCCCATTGCCGTTACCGTTGGCAGCACTTCGGTTGGCGCCGCAAAGGGTGCCGAGATGTCTCTCCAGAAAGCTTCAGCAACTCTCTCCCTGGGCACTTCCGAGCTGGACAAAGACTTCATTCTCCATGTGGtggccaccaacaccgccaacccTGTCGCTGTGCTTGAGACCCACCCCACCATTCCCAACCACCGAGCCCTGATGGCGACGCTTGTGCCCAAGTTCAACCTTCCTTCTTCCAAGCCTGAGATTGTGTTTGTCTGTGATCGTTCCGGATCCATGGGTGACGGCAAGAGAATTCCGAACCTCCAGACCGCTTTACATCTGTTTCTGAAGTCTTTGCCGCTTGGTGTCAAGTTCAATATTTGCTCTTTCGGCTCCCATTGGGACTTCATGTTTCCGGAGGGCTCCCGTACTTACGATGCCAGTAGCTTGGCCCATGCCACCCAGTATGTCAACAGCATCTCGGCCAACTATGGCGGTACCGAGATGCGCATGCCCCTGCAGGACACCTTCAAGAGGCGGTACAAAGATATGGATCTTGAAGTGTTCATGCTGACTGATGGTGAGATCTGGGACCAACAGCAAGTCTTCGGGATGATCAACACGCATGTGGCGGAGAGCGAAGGTGCAATCCGTGTCTTTTCTCTGGGTATCGGCAATGATGTGAGCCATGCTCTTATTGAAGGGATCGCGCAGGCGGGCAACGGGTTCTCACAGTCGGTGGCCGATGACGAAAGCATGAACAGCAAAGTTATCAGGATGCTCAAAGCTTCGTTGACGCCTCATGTAAAGGACTACACCCTGGAGATCAAGTATGGTAAAGAGGATGAGTCAAGCTCTACGACCGAGGTTGACGACGAttttgagcttgttgagagGGTTCAAGATGCCCTTGTCATTGATGTGGGTGAAGTAGACTCGGAGAAGACACAACCAGAGCAAGCGCCCGAGCGAGCGCCAAAGCAACCGATTTCTCTGTTTGATGAGGCAGCTGATTTTGACACTGAGACGACGGAACCGGGACTCGACACCTCTGCTGGTGGGAAGTATTCTCACGTGCCCAGGGTCGCAGAGCCCAAGATTCTCCAGGCTCCCTTCGTCATCCCTCCCCTGTTTCCGTTCTCGAGAACCTCAGTCTACTTGCTTTTGTCCCCGGAGGCTAGCCGCAGGACCCCCAAGTCAGTGGTCCTTCGTGGCACCTGTCCCAGTGGCCCACTCGAGCTTGAGATTCCTGTAACTGTTCTTGCTGAGCCCGGAGAGACAATCCATCAGCTCGCTGCTCGCAAGGCAGTCAGAGAACTTGAAGAAGGTCGCGGTTGGATCTACCACGCCAAGGACTCCAAGGAGAAAGATGCTGCCCTTCTTCGTACCAAGCACTTTGGTCGCTTCTCTGACATGGTGGAACGTGAGGCTGTCCGGCTTGGGGTCGAGTATCAGGTTGGAGGCAAGTGGTGCAGTTTTGTAGCGGTAGAGAAGGACCAGGATGTAAACATGTCTCGAGACTCGACCGCACAAGCAGAACACAATGTGCGGCAGGGTAGCCAATTCCATCAAGCGTTttatcaacaacaacatcttcGACGGGCGATGACAAAGACAGCCTCTCCTTTTGGTCAGCAATTCCAAGCTACTGTAAGCACTCAGCCATTCCAACAAGCCCAACGAGCCCAAGGTTTTGCAAGCGCTCAGTACAGCGGCTCGGGAGGAGGCGGCTTTGGTGCACAAGCCAAGGCTATGTCGGGTGGCCTCTTCGGAGCCGCCATGCATCCAGCTGGTGGATTGTTCGGaagctcatcaccatccgGAGGAGGACTATTCGGCAACGCctcggcccctcccccccctccgccctctgGAGGTGCACTCTTCGGAGCATGCGCTCCTGCTCCGTCTGCTCCGGCTCCCCTGTTCGGATCtgcagcaccacctcccccggcTCCAGGAGGGCTCTTTGGCACAACAGCTTTCGgctccccctcaccaacctcagcaGGCGGACGTTTCGGCAGCGCCTCGTCTGCCCGACCAGCATCGTATCTCTTTGGATCCACCGGAAGCAAACCCTCACCTTTCGGATCACCTGCGCCCCAGGCCAGCCCTGCGAAGCCGTCTGTGGCACCCTACCGATGGACCCCCGCCTCCAGTGCCGACAAAGGGCCAACGGTTTACGTCACGCCGGAGCAGCTAGCGCAATATGAGCAGGAGATGAACCAGGCGGCTGCGATGCCTCTTCccgacgaggacgacagcGGCGACGAGGGGGCCCCGATGGCACAAGCGTCAGCCCAGGGAAAAAAATCAAGCTCGGACAAATTGGAAGCCATCGTGGCGCTGCAGCAGTTTTCAGGACAGTGGGAAGGGACAGAGGAGTTGTTGACGCTTCTTGGGCTGGACAAACAGGCGGTGGCAGCAAAAATTAAGgatttggggttgatggacAAGGGGGATGACGTGATTGCTACGGCGTTGGTATTGGCCTATTTGCAGACTCAGTTGGATGAGAGGAAGGATGAGTgggagatgatggcggaGAAGGCTAAGCTTTGGCTGAAGGATCAGGGAGTGGATTTTGATGCGCTGCTGTGA
- a CDS encoding uncharacterized protein (EggNog:ENOG503NWX9; COG:S) — protein MAIGAILEPLIVVSLLTFGTIVNRNKSATFSPSSYRSSRPVPWQHLKYDKDPDYDELESGRPSTDDENALLRSPVSESSIGSDGTLTDESNSPWRKRQLKVFKWEREVTTPNTAIFKDRFLSRVLQRLPFLAEVWYWALIYWVYQLGRAFTAVTLQESTVDTAREHALQVIHMEQRLGIFIEPAVQGWFLQRPELMRWTNKTYSFIHIPGTILYLIVLYYVTTARPRQKIQEENGGRPITGNWRKLAPRFGPDTYEKRRRTMAFCNLLAFIVFTFWPCMPPRLLSDPNYTGEFAKEAKSYGFVDTVHGADGDSSVWTTNRFCNQYAAMPSLHFGYSFLVGLTIATVPLRRSGKLGWKRLAIVAIGMIYPGIILTAIIATANHFILDAVAGAIACLLAWKFNGLLLNLLPVEDYFLRAVRIAKP, from the exons ATGGCGATCGGGGCCATTTTGGAACCACTCATTGTGGTCAGTCTGTTGACATTTGGTACCATTGTCAACCGCAACAAGTCGGCCACtttctctccatcatcatacAGATCATCCAGGCCCGTGCCTTGGCAACATCTCAAGTACGACAAGGACCCCGACTACGATGAGCTGGAATCGGGACGGCCCAGCACAGACGACGAAAATGCCCTTTTGCGGTCACCAGTCAGCGAATCCAGCATCGGCTCCGACGGCACCTTGACCGACGAATCGAACTCACCATGGCGGAAGCGCCAGCTGAAGGTCTTCAAGTGGGAGCGTGAGGTCACAACGCCGAATACCGCCATCTTTAAGGACCGTTTCCTCAGTCGCGTGCTTCAGCGTCTTCCCTTTTTGGCCGAGGTTTGGTACTGGGCTCTTATCTACTGGGTCTACCAGCTCGGAAGAGCTTTCACAGCCGTCACTCTGCAAGAGTCAACAGTCGACACCGCTCGCGAGCATGCCCTCCAGGTTATTCACATGGAACAGCGACTGGGCATTTTCATTGAGCCTGCCGTGCAAGGTTGGTTTCTTCAGCGACCCGAGCTTATGCGATGGACGAACAAGACATATTCTTTCATTCACATTCCCGGCACGATCCTTTACCTGATCGTCCTCTACTATGTCACGACAGCCCGTCCCAGACAGAAGATTCAGGAGGAGAACGGAGGTCGCCCGATTACTGGAAACTGGAGAAAGTTGGCCCCCCGATTCGGACCTGATACCtatgagaagaggaggaggaccatGGCCTTCTGCAACCTGTTGGCCTTCATCGTATTTACTTTCTGGCCTTGCATGCCACCGAGACTGCTCAGCGACCCAAACTACACTGGCGAGTTTGCCAAGGAGGCGAAAAGCTATGGCTTTGTTGACACTGTCCACGGCGCCGATGGGGACAGCAGTGTGTGGACCACCAACCGCTTCTGCAATCAATATG CCGCCATGCCTTCTCTTCACTTCGGCTACTCCTTCCTTGTTGGACTCACCATCGCCACCGTTCCCCTCAGACGCTCTGGAAAGCTTGGGTGGAAGAGACTGGCCATTGTTGCCATCGGCATGATCTATCCTGGCATTATCCTGACTGCCATTATTGCTACCGCCAACCATTTCATCCTGGACGCCGTTGCCGGTGCTATTGCCTGCCTTCTTGCCTGGAAATTCAACGGCctgctcctcaacctcctgcCAGTCGAGGACTACTTTTTGAGGGCTGTCAGGATAGCCAAGCCTTGA
- a CDS encoding uncharacterized protein (EggNog:ENOG503NXAH; COG:K), which translates to MASAFELDGPVFHTAPTRELPIRASSLLEETGADQRSHGHTLHTHSPMSTSRLSEDSSALSIATEISHDQSFSYGMEKGFWRVRQGAQELLRFAELYSQHRASQMTPSDDSFVLHALPKQIDLVSMTQLSWGLLHAVGDINVHSRKATETHEWMHEDDKPSNAKRRKRSRRRDSDISMTACKKCGVMDSPRWRTGPAGPATLCNVCGLLYAKRSRRHGSGSESQSAAP; encoded by the exons ATGGCGTCGGCATTTGAACTCGACGGGCCAGTATTCCACACAGCACCCACCCGCGAGCTTCCAATTCGTGCATCAAGTCTTCTAGAAGAAACTGGGGCGGACCAACGAAGCCATGGCCATACTCTCCATACTCATAGCCCTATGAGCACAAGCAGACTGTCTGAAGACTCCTCAGCGCTATCCATCGCCACGGAAATTTCCCATGATCAATCCTTTTCATATGGTATGGAAAAGGGGTTCTGGAGG GTTCGTCAAGGAGCACAAGAACTGCTTCGCTTCGCTGAATTATACAGCCAGCACCGAGCTTCCCAGATGACACCATCCGACGATTCGTTCGTCCTCCATGCGCTGCCGAAACAGATCGACCTCGTGTCGATGACCCAACTATCATGGGGTTTGCTCCATGCTGTTGGCGACATCAACGTCCACAGCCGCAAGGCAACCGAAACCCATGAATGGATGCACGAAGACGACAAGCCGTCAAATGCGAAGAGGCGGAAACGGTCAAGGAGGCGAGAT AGCGACATCAGCATGACAGCTTGCAAAAAGTGTGGTGTGATGGATAGCCCTCGATGGCGAACAGGGCCTGCTGGGCCAGCAACGCTTTGCAATGTGTGCGGGCTGCTGTATGCAAAGCGCAGCCGGAGGCATGGGTCTGGTTCTGAATCCCAGTCGGCAGCTCCATGA
- a CDS encoding uncharacterized protein (EggNog:ENOG503P4Z0) — protein MAPFKSQLLTSATAALLASQGALGQPLTKPILNPEYNLGAMSQAFLPHLTAPATTGITKWPWGKLPAFCKSESIHEGFSAYDMEVYEVTFADCSQPWYMCRHNGSTMSVNGMINAFGSLPVGTRDFIRHIVVFPNFMTPNVAAHAKSGSGDLMIGYNYLDASLWIHESGHIFDRQHGGNGDYSATSAWLNAYNSDSHLPTSYANSSQAENFAEHVILATYDNVVPGGLAGIPAPTPNRQAVQNQYTTVKNLLGNKIRKVTGATCNRQPTPLIGITSPVVCMGPDALAQGACVGTPNMKRDENGHDALIAAAEKEPGIYEPASRWTESA, from the exons ATGGCCCCATTCAAGTCTCAGTTGCTGACTTCAGCTACCGCCGCGCTCCTGGCCAGCCAGGGTGCTTTGGGCCAGCCGCTCACCAAGCCGATCCTCAACCCTGAGTACAACCTCGGTGCCATGTCCCAGGCATTCTTGCCCCATCTCACTGCACCGGCCACGACAGGCATCACCAAATGGCCCTGGGGGAAGCTTCCTGCATTCTGCAAATCCGAATCCATCCACGAGGGCTTTTCCGCCTACGACATGGAGGTCTATGAGGTTACCTTTGCGGACTGTAGCCAGCCTTGGTACATGTGCCGCCACAACGGGTCGACAATGTCGGTGAACGGTATGATCAACGCGTTCGGGTCCCTTCCTGTGGGAACCAGAGACTTCATCCGTCATATTGTTG TCTTCCCCAATTTCATGACACCCAATGTTGCTGCTCACGCCAA ATCTGGATCGGGTGATCTCATGATTGGTTACAATTACCTCGACGCCAGTCTCTGGATCCACGAATCAGGCCACATCTTCGACCGCCAGCATGGTGGAAACGGCGACTATTCCGCCACCTCTGCCTGGCTCAACGCCTACAACTCCGACTCGCATCTTCCCACCAGTTATGCCAACAGCA GCCAAGCCGAGAACTTTGCCGAACATGTTATTCTGGCCACATACGACAACGTCGTGCCCGGTGGTCTGGCCGGCATTCCCGcgcccacccccaaccgccAGGCTGTCCAAAACCAGTACACCACTGTCAAGAATCTCCTGGGCAACAAGATCCGCAAGGTCACTGGCGCGACCTGCAATCGCCAGCCCACCCCCTTGATCGGCATTACCAGCCCTGTTGTCTGCATGGGACCTGATGCTTTGGCTCAGGGTGCTTGTGTCGGTACACCCAACATGAAGAGGGATGAGAACGGCCATGACGCTCTCATTGCCGCTGCCGAGAAGGAGCCTGGCATCTATGAGCCCGCGAGCCGCTGGACCGAGTCGGCTTAA